One stretch of Desulfatibacillum aliphaticivorans DSM 15576 DNA includes these proteins:
- a CDS encoding HD domain-containing protein has product MDPIEIIKRYYDPESKAYAILVNHSTWVADRAVALAKRIGPGSIDLDFLHEAAMLHDIGIFTTNAPGLDCHGDLHYLHHGIEGKKILDADNMPRHGLVCERHVGVGIPKEEAALFNMGLPERDMLPLSQEEKIICYVDKFHSKNGHAQGVTKSVDQVAGGLAKFGEEKVAIFQQWVKEFGLP; this is encoded by the coding sequence ATGGACCCCATAGAAATTATAAAAAGATATTACGATCCCGAATCAAAAGCCTACGCCATACTGGTGAATCATTCCACCTGGGTGGCGGATAGGGCTGTGGCCCTGGCCAAAAGAATCGGCCCTGGTTCCATTGACCTGGATTTTCTCCATGAAGCGGCCATGCTGCATGACATCGGCATATTCACCACCAACGCTCCCGGCCTGGATTGCCACGGCGACCTGCATTATCTGCATCACGGCATAGAAGGGAAAAAGATCCTGGATGCAGACAACATGCCTCGCCACGGTCTGGTCTGTGAACGCCACGTAGGCGTGGGCATTCCCAAAGAGGAAGCGGCCCTGTTTAATATGGGCCTGCCGGAAAGGGATATGCTCCCGCTTAGCCAGGAAGAAAAAATTATCTGCTACGTGGACAAATTCCACTCAAAAAACGGCCACGCCCAAGGCGTAACAAAATCCGTGGATCAGGTCGCCGGAGGGCTTGCCAAGTTTGGAGAAGAAAAGGTTGCAATATTTCAGCAATGGGTGAAAGAGTTCGGCCTGCCCTGA
- a CDS encoding alpha/beta fold hydrolase, whose amino-acid sequence MHRYLIVAVLACCFGCASTMPLDNSARSSAPGSFVQLSQGKVHYSLDGPEDGEVVVLVHGFSTPMFIWERTVPALTDAGFQVLTYDLYGRGYSDRPDVKYNEDLFDSQLEELLDALDIKQPVNLLGLSMGGAIVTIFTARHPEKVSRVGMIAPAGFPVKIPFTAKLVRIPGLGDFLMSVMGDRTIRKSAAKSFYDQSQVKPFLAKFDDQMKYDGYKRAILRTLKDFNLNDQEEAFKAVGKLGKPVLLIWGENDQTVPYEHHEKVMAAIPQTEFHSIENAAHVPHYEKHGVVSPIIAAFFED is encoded by the coding sequence ATGCATCGCTATCTGATCGTCGCTGTTTTGGCTTGTTGTTTTGGTTGCGCCTCAACCATGCCGTTGGATAACTCCGCCCGCTCCTCGGCGCCGGGGTCGTTCGTCCAGCTTTCCCAGGGTAAGGTTCATTATAGCCTGGACGGGCCGGAAGACGGCGAGGTCGTTGTGTTGGTTCACGGCTTCTCCACTCCCATGTTCATCTGGGAAAGAACCGTCCCCGCGCTGACGGACGCAGGATTTCAGGTTCTGACGTACGATTTGTACGGCCGCGGATATTCGGACCGCCCGGACGTGAAATACAACGAAGACTTGTTCGACTCCCAACTGGAGGAACTGCTTGACGCCTTGGATATAAAGCAGCCCGTCAATCTTCTGGGTTTGTCCATGGGCGGGGCCATTGTCACCATCTTTACGGCCAGGCATCCTGAAAAGGTCAGCAGGGTAGGTATGATCGCCCCTGCGGGCTTTCCCGTCAAGATTCCTTTCACGGCCAAGCTGGTGCGCATTCCGGGCTTGGGAGATTTCTTGATGAGCGTCATGGGAGACAGGACTATTCGAAAAAGCGCCGCCAAATCGTTTTACGACCAAAGCCAGGTGAAGCCTTTTTTGGCCAAGTTTGACGATCAAATGAAGTATGATGGATACAAGCGGGCCATCTTACGCACACTGAAGGATTTCAACCTGAACGACCAGGAAGAGGCGTTTAAAGCGGTTGGAAAGTTAGGCAAGCCCGTTCTGTTGATTTGGGGAGAGAACGATCAAACCGTGCCCTACGAACACCACGAAAAGGTGATGGCGGCCATTCCTCAAACCGAGTTTCACTCCATTGAAAATGCAGCGCATGTTCCCCATTATGAAAAGCACGGGGTGGTTTCACCGATTATCGCGGCGTTTTTTGAAGATTAG
- the qmoC gene encoding quinone-interacting membrane-bound oxidoreductase complex subunit QmoC yields the protein MGQQLLEPDVSFIKVLNERGGDTLKKCFQCATCSVACPISPDNKPFPRKEMIAASWGLKDRLVNNVDIWLCHQCGDCSVMCPRGARPGDVLGAVRNVAIEENSPIPALARAVNDPKKLPVLLLIPAVLFLIMGKVIAPMLWAVIGPILGAIFRFDYTQTTFLNFSPELFHGHIAHSAFFNTWLVDMIFIPTAIFAVVCFALGVKKFATNMHNAAVAEGKVKETEFSWKGIAQALPKVAASILRHEKFNECSENKSRGTSHMMVLFGFIGLFIVTTCFMLILYGSALVAGYDHAWHGPYSQLNPIKWLANFAGIALLIGSLAMIKNRLGKSENHLKSSYPDWSLLGLVLGLAVTGLGAEVTRLAGAEFVTYLTYYVHLIFVWCLFAYVPFSKLAHLVYRTVALCYAEYAGRDAK from the coding sequence ATGGGTCAACAACTGTTGGAACCTGATGTTAGTTTTATTAAAGTGCTCAATGAGCGCGGCGGCGACACGCTGAAGAAGTGCTTTCAGTGCGCCACCTGCTCCGTAGCGTGCCCCATTTCTCCGGACAACAAGCCTTTTCCTCGCAAGGAAATGATTGCTGCTTCCTGGGGTCTGAAGGACCGCTTGGTGAACAACGTGGATATCTGGTTGTGCCACCAATGTGGAGACTGCTCCGTCATGTGCCCCCGCGGCGCCCGTCCCGGCGATGTGCTGGGCGCGGTCCGCAACGTGGCCATTGAAGAGAACTCTCCCATTCCGGCGCTGGCCAGGGCCGTAAACGATCCCAAAAAGCTGCCTGTGCTGCTTTTGATCCCGGCCGTCCTGTTCCTGATCATGGGCAAAGTGATCGCTCCCATGCTTTGGGCGGTGATCGGCCCCATCCTGGGCGCCATCTTCCGTTTTGACTACACCCAGACTACCTTCCTGAACTTCTCTCCCGAGTTGTTTCATGGACACATCGCCCACTCGGCGTTTTTCAACACCTGGCTGGTGGATATGATCTTCATCCCCACCGCCATTTTCGCCGTTGTGTGCTTTGCTCTGGGCGTCAAGAAGTTTGCGACCAACATGCATAATGCAGCTGTGGCCGAAGGCAAGGTCAAGGAAACCGAGTTTTCCTGGAAGGGCATTGCCCAGGCTCTGCCCAAGGTCGCCGCCTCCATTCTGCGTCACGAAAAATTCAATGAATGCTCCGAGAACAAGTCCCGCGGCACCTCCCATATGATGGTGTTGTTCGGCTTCATCGGTCTGTTCATTGTCACAACCTGCTTTATGCTCATCCTTTATGGATCAGCCCTGGTAGCCGGGTACGACCATGCATGGCACGGCCCTTACAGCCAGCTTAACCCCATCAAGTGGCTTGCCAATTTTGCCGGCATCGCTTTGCTGATCGGCTCCTTGGCCATGATCAAGAACCGTTTGGGCAAGAGCGAAAACCACCTGAAGAGCAGCTATCCTGACTGGAGCCTTTTGGGTCTGGTGTTGGGTCTGGCCGTTACCGGTCTTGGCGCGGAAGTCACTCGCCTCGCAGGCGCCGAGTTCGTGACCTACCTGACCTACTATGTGCACCTGATTTTTGTGTGGTGCCTGTTTGCTTACGTGCCGTTCTCCAAACTGGCTCACTTGGTTTACAGGACTGTGGCCCTGTGCTACGCCGAGTACGCCGGAAGAGACGCAAAATAA
- a CDS encoding FAD-dependent oxidoreductase, with product MDKKFGFYICSGCGIGDALDIKGLIEEVPEEEGYSNCKTHPFLCSQSGVDLIKKDVADGVNTIVIGACSRRVNWDVFKFDNCIVQRVNLREGVVWSHKDLITDEEIPEDEPNNLQMMAEDYLRMGMVNAEKIKLPEPYQLEEGTNRKIMVIGGGITGISAALDAAAVGYDVTIVEKEDALGGWAAKVRKQLPMAYPYEELQSPIIGSLIAKVEENPKITVKTGTVVARIAGQPGDFTVTLKKPGEKIPFDVPYPLPDEMKVDENGKELDNDALAVKYKEYNEGRHDILKLDPDGEKFGAVVLAAGWRPYKPAEGEFAHLGFGVEENVVTNAQFEEMAAKGKIVTADGQAAKSVVFVQSPGQGDDSDFPYASSVTSLVSLKQAKYVTEDYEDGKAFVFYQHMRTPGLSENFYKSIQQTPGIFLTKGEVVSVSKGDAGLIVEADNTLLGEKIQVKADLVVLATGMVPATKDDPVVNLAYRQGPAFRDIGLFNGYCDSNFICFPYETQRTGIYAAGGVRRSLTMAESVEDATGAALKAIQCLESTDRGVSVHPRSGDKTFPDFFFQRCTQCKRCTEECPFGALDDDERGTPKPNPTRCRRCGTCMGACPERIIGFADYNIDSIGSQVKCIKVPSEDDFDEPPLRILALVCENDAMPALDIAAMNGLTYNHQLRIIPVRCLGSVNVIWIKDALSQGMDGAILIGCKHGDDYQCHFVKGSELADIRMKKIGDALASLALEPERVTQVQVAIDEYDKLPGIINKFCEEVEDLGPNPFKGF from the coding sequence ATGGACAAGAAGTTCGGTTTCTATATCTGTTCTGGATGCGGAATCGGAGACGCCCTTGACATTAAAGGTCTGATCGAGGAAGTCCCCGAAGAGGAGGGCTATTCCAATTGCAAGACCCATCCTTTTCTATGCAGCCAGAGCGGTGTGGACCTCATCAAGAAGGACGTGGCTGATGGGGTCAACACCATCGTGATCGGCGCCTGCTCCCGCAGGGTTAACTGGGACGTTTTCAAGTTTGATAACTGCATTGTTCAGCGCGTCAACCTTCGTGAAGGCGTTGTGTGGTCCCATAAAGACCTTATCACCGACGAAGAGATTCCCGAAGACGAGCCTAACAACCTGCAGATGATGGCTGAAGACTATCTCCGCATGGGCATGGTCAACGCCGAAAAAATCAAGCTGCCCGAACCTTATCAACTGGAAGAAGGCACAAACAGGAAGATCATGGTCATCGGCGGCGGCATCACCGGCATTTCCGCGGCTCTCGACGCTGCAGCCGTCGGCTACGACGTGACCATCGTGGAGAAGGAAGATGCTCTGGGCGGCTGGGCCGCCAAGGTGCGTAAGCAGCTTCCCATGGCGTATCCTTACGAGGAACTCCAGTCTCCCATCATTGGAAGCCTGATCGCCAAAGTAGAGGAAAATCCCAAAATCACCGTAAAGACCGGCACAGTGGTCGCTCGTATCGCCGGACAACCCGGCGACTTCACCGTGACCCTGAAAAAGCCCGGCGAAAAAATTCCTTTTGACGTGCCTTATCCGCTGCCGGATGAAATGAAGGTGGATGAGAACGGAAAAGAGCTGGACAACGATGCTCTGGCCGTCAAGTACAAGGAATACAACGAAGGAAGGCACGACATCCTGAAGCTGGACCCCGACGGAGAAAAATTCGGCGCCGTGGTTCTGGCCGCAGGTTGGAGACCTTACAAACCTGCGGAAGGCGAATTTGCGCATCTGGGCTTCGGCGTGGAAGAAAACGTCGTCACCAACGCCCAGTTTGAAGAAATGGCCGCCAAGGGCAAGATCGTCACTGCGGACGGCCAGGCCGCCAAAAGCGTGGTCTTCGTGCAAAGCCCGGGACAGGGCGACGACTCCGACTTCCCCTATGCTTCTTCCGTGACCAGCCTTGTTTCCCTGAAACAGGCCAAGTACGTCACCGAAGACTATGAAGACGGAAAAGCCTTTGTGTTCTATCAACACATGCGCACGCCCGGCCTGTCTGAAAACTTTTACAAGAGCATTCAGCAGACCCCCGGCATCTTCCTGACCAAGGGCGAGGTCGTCAGCGTATCCAAAGGCGACGCAGGCCTGATTGTGGAAGCGGACAACACCCTGTTGGGCGAAAAAATCCAGGTCAAGGCCGACCTGGTGGTTCTGGCCACCGGCATGGTGCCCGCCACCAAGGACGATCCGGTCGTCAACCTGGCTTATCGCCAGGGCCCGGCTTTCCGCGACATCGGCCTGTTCAACGGCTACTGCGATTCTAACTTCATCTGCTTCCCTTACGAAACTCAGCGCACCGGCATCTACGCCGCCGGCGGCGTGAGGCGCAGCCTCACCATGGCTGAGTCCGTGGAAGACGCCACCGGCGCCGCACTCAAGGCCATTCAGTGCCTCGAGTCCACCGACCGCGGCGTATCGGTTCATCCCCGTTCCGGCGATAAGACCTTCCCGGACTTCTTCTTCCAACGCTGCACCCAGTGCAAGCGCTGCACGGAAGAATGCCCCTTTGGCGCCCTGGACGACGATGAAAGAGGAACGCCCAAGCCCAATCCCACACGGTGCCGCCGTTGCGGAACCTGTATGGGCGCTTGTCCCGAACGCATCATCGGCTTTGCGGACTACAACATCGACTCCATCGGCTCCCAGGTCAAGTGCATCAAGGTTCCGTCTGAAGACGACTTCGACGAACCGCCCCTGCGCATCCTGGCTTTGGTCTGCGAAAACGACGCAATGCCGGCTCTGGACATCGCAGCCATGAACGGTCTGACCTATAACCATCAGCTTCGTATCATTCCTGTGCGCTGCCTGGGTTCCGTGAACGTGATCTGGATCAAGGACGCATTGTCTCAGGGCATGGACGGAGCCATCCTCATCGGGTGCAAGCATGGCGACGACTATCAGTGCCATTTTGTCAAGGGCTCTGAACTGGCCGACATTCGTATGAAGAAAATCGGCGACGCCCTTGCCAGCCTCGCACTGGAACCGGAACGTGTGACCCAGGTCCAGGTAGCTATTGACGAATACGACAAGCTCCCCGGGATCATCAACAAGTTCTGTGAGGAAGTCGAAGATCTTGGACCCAACCCGTTCAAGGGATTCTGA
- a CDS encoding CoB--CoM heterodisulfide reductase iron-sulfur subunit A family protein codes for MTTDTAARASGSILVVGGGISGLTTTLEAAEVGYEVFLVEKNPYLGGRVSQLNQYFPKLCPPTCGLEINFRRIKDNPGIKTFTLAEVVKVSGGPGDYDVEIKLNPRYVNENCTCCGECAKACQIEVDNDFNFGMDKTKGAFLPHEMAMPARYMISPKIIGTEDAKRCLEACKYDAVDLEMEPRTINLKVGAIVWATGWEPYDATKIDNLGFGQYDNIITNMMLERLAAPNGPTKGQIVRPSDNTAPESVAFVQCAGSRDENHLPYCSYICCMASLKHACYIREQYPDAKIYIFYIDLRAPGDRYEKFYKKVKEDENVFFIKGKVAEVSADASGDITVTAENAVTGEKVSQTVSMAVLATGMQPSAALNKLPADLKYTDDGFIINDYAAGGMFACGCAAQPADVVSSNQNATGMALKAIQTLVKR; via the coding sequence ATGACAACAGACACTGCGGCTCGTGCCAGCGGAAGCATTTTAGTGGTGGGAGGGGGTATCAGCGGACTGACCACGACCCTCGAAGCCGCCGAAGTGGGGTACGAGGTCTTTTTGGTTGAAAAGAACCCGTATCTCGGCGGGAGAGTATCTCAGCTGAATCAGTATTTTCCCAAGCTATGTCCTCCCACATGCGGACTCGAGATCAACTTTCGCCGAATCAAGGACAACCCCGGCATCAAAACCTTCACCCTGGCCGAAGTGGTCAAGGTCTCGGGCGGTCCTGGCGACTATGACGTGGAAATAAAGCTGAATCCCCGGTATGTTAACGAAAACTGCACTTGCTGCGGCGAGTGCGCGAAAGCGTGCCAGATCGAAGTGGATAACGATTTCAACTTCGGCATGGACAAAACCAAGGGGGCTTTCCTGCCTCACGAAATGGCCATGCCCGCACGCTACATGATCTCACCCAAGATCATTGGAACCGAGGATGCCAAACGTTGTTTGGAAGCTTGTAAATATGACGCCGTTGACCTCGAAATGGAGCCCAGAACCATTAACCTTAAAGTGGGCGCCATAGTGTGGGCGACGGGTTGGGAACCCTACGATGCTACCAAGATCGACAATCTCGGTTTTGGACAGTACGACAACATAATCACAAACATGATGCTGGAGCGTCTGGCCGCCCCGAACGGACCTACAAAGGGTCAGATCGTTCGGCCTTCGGACAACACCGCGCCTGAAAGCGTGGCCTTCGTCCAATGCGCCGGCTCCAGAGACGAGAACCACCTGCCCTACTGCTCCTACATCTGCTGCATGGCTTCCCTGAAGCACGCCTGCTACATCAGGGAGCAGTATCCGGACGCTAAGATCTACATTTTCTACATTGATCTCCGTGCACCGGGCGACAGGTACGAGAAGTTCTACAAGAAGGTCAAGGAAGACGAAAACGTATTTTTCATCAAGGGCAAAGTAGCGGAAGTTTCCGCCGATGCCTCAGGCGATATCACCGTGACCGCAGAAAACGCCGTCACCGGGGAAAAGGTCTCCCAAACCGTGAGTATGGCGGTTCTGGCAACCGGTATGCAGCCTTCCGCAGCGCTTAACAAACTTCCGGCTGATCTCAAATACACGGATGATGGTTTCATCATCAATGATTATGCGGCTGGTGGAATGTTTGCTTGTGGATGCGCCGCCCAACCGGCTGATGTGGTGTCTTCGAACCAGAATGCAACTGGCATGGCTTTGAAGGCCATTCAAACCTTGGTGAAGAGGTAG
- the aprA gene encoding adenylyl-sulfate reductase subunit alpha produces MALPNKPLGELKADLNPEVEEREVDILIVGGGMAACGTAFEIKKWAADKSILLCDKAAMERSGAVAQGLSAINTYVGTNSKEDYVRMVRNDLMGLVREDLIFDLGRHVDDSVHLFEEWGLPVWKKTDDGKNLDGKKGQKMGTLKSGAQPVRTGKWQIMINGESYKRVVAEAAKLALGEENILERVFIVELVLDANEENRIAGAVGFSVRENKIYIIKCNTMMVACGGAVNIYQPRSVGEGKGRAWYPVWNAGSTYTMCMKVGAELSMMENRFTPARFKDGYGPVGAWFLLFKAKTLNGLGEPYAGSDAAKAELEKYAPYGTAAITPTCLRNHLMLFEMKEGRGPIIMDTVTALATLGETMDKKELKHLESEAWEDFLDMTCGQANLWCATNTEPEKKNSEIMPTEPYLLGSHSGCCGLWCSGPAEDWVPASYKWDYNGVVYNRMTTVNGLFTAGDGVGCSGHKFSSGSHAEGRMVAKAMARFVKNNAGFKPALNKSNEELVDLVWKPVKVFHEFSAYTTAVDINPNYIKPAGMALRLMKATHEYGAGTATFYQTSSKSLEVVMDLLETMREDCEKLAAGDLHELMRAWEIYHRIWTVEAHLRHIQFRKETRYPGFYYQADYPGQDDENWFCFVNSKYDPKAGTWECKKEDYIKIIS; encoded by the coding sequence ATGGCATTACCGAACAAACCTCTGGGAGAACTCAAGGCGGACCTGAATCCTGAAGTAGAAGAGCGGGAAGTTGACATTCTGATCGTGGGCGGCGGCATGGCTGCTTGCGGTACCGCTTTTGAAATCAAAAAATGGGCTGCCGACAAAAGCATCCTGCTTTGCGATAAAGCTGCTATGGAACGCTCCGGCGCTGTTGCGCAGGGCCTCTCCGCCATCAATACCTACGTGGGAACCAACTCCAAGGAAGATTACGTCCGCATGGTTCGTAACGACCTGATGGGTCTGGTCCGCGAAGACTTGATCTTTGACCTTGGCCGTCACGTGGACGATTCCGTCCATCTGTTCGAAGAATGGGGACTTCCCGTTTGGAAGAAAACCGACGACGGAAAGAACCTGGACGGTAAAAAAGGCCAGAAGATGGGCACCCTGAAGAGCGGCGCTCAGCCGGTCCGCACCGGTAAATGGCAGATCATGATCAACGGCGAATCCTACAAGAGAGTCGTCGCTGAAGCCGCCAAGCTCGCTCTGGGCGAAGAAAACATCCTCGAGCGCGTGTTCATCGTTGAACTCGTTCTCGATGCCAACGAAGAAAACCGCATTGCCGGCGCAGTGGGCTTCTCCGTCCGCGAAAACAAGATCTACATCATCAAGTGCAACACCATGATGGTGGCTTGCGGCGGCGCCGTCAACATCTACCAGCCCCGGTCCGTTGGTGAAGGTAAAGGCCGCGCCTGGTACCCCGTATGGAATGCCGGCTCCACGTACACCATGTGCATGAAGGTGGGCGCCGAACTCTCCATGATGGAAAACCGTTTCACCCCGGCTCGCTTCAAAGACGGTTACGGCCCTGTCGGCGCTTGGTTCCTGCTGTTCAAAGCCAAGACCCTCAACGGCTTGGGCGAACCCTACGCCGGATCCGATGCAGCCAAGGCTGAGTTGGAAAAATACGCTCCTTACGGAACGGCCGCCATCACCCCGACCTGTCTGCGTAACCACCTGATGCTGTTCGAGATGAAAGAAGGCCGCGGCCCCATCATCATGGACACCGTCACCGCTCTGGCAACTCTGGGCGAAACCATGGACAAGAAAGAACTCAAGCACCTCGAATCCGAAGCTTGGGAAGACTTCCTGGACATGACCTGTGGACAGGCCAACCTGTGGTGCGCCACCAACACCGAGCCTGAGAAGAAAAACTCCGAAATCATGCCCACCGAACCTTACCTGTTGGGCTCTCACTCCGGCTGCTGCGGCCTGTGGTGCTCCGGCCCTGCAGAAGACTGGGTCCCCGCTTCTTACAAATGGGACTACAACGGCGTTGTCTACAACCGTATGACCACCGTTAACGGTCTGTTCACCGCTGGCGACGGCGTGGGCTGCTCCGGTCACAAGTTCTCCTCCGGCTCCCATGCTGAAGGCCGTATGGTTGCCAAGGCTATGGCTCGCTTTGTGAAGAACAACGCCGGCTTCAAACCCGCTCTGAACAAGTCCAATGAAGAGCTGGTCGACCTGGTATGGAAACCCGTCAAGGTCTTCCATGAGTTCTCCGCTTACACCACCGCCGTCGACATCAACCCCAACTACATCAAGCCTGCCGGCATGGCTCTCCGTCTCATGAAAGCTACCCATGAGTACGGCGCTGGAACCGCTACGTTCTATCAAACTTCTTCCAAGTCCCTGGAAGTGGTGATGGATCTTCTGGAAACCATGCGCGAAGACTGCGAAAAACTGGCTGCCGGCGACCTGCACGAACTGATGCGCGCCTGGGAAATCTACCACCGCATTTGGACGGTGGAAGCTCACCTGCGTCACATCCAGTTCCGTAAAGAAACCCGCTACCCCGGCTTCTACTATCAAGCCGACTACCCGGGCCAGGACGACGAAAACTGGTTCTGCTTCGTCAATTCCAAGTACGACCCCAAGGCCGGAACCTGGGAATGCAAGAAAGAAGACTACATCAAGATCATCAGCTAG
- the aprB gene encoding adenylyl-sulfate reductase subunit beta produces the protein MPSFVIQEKCDGCKGGEKTACMYICPNDLMVLDPNAMKAYNQEPDQCWECFSCVKICPTQAIEVRGYSDFVPLGSSIMPMMGTEDVMWTCKFRNGTVKRFKFPIRTTAEGSANAYLDLQGKDIDSELLSTEEADGMVMAGPTELA, from the coding sequence ATGCCGAGTTTCGTAATTCAAGAAAAATGTGACGGCTGCAAAGGTGGCGAAAAGACCGCATGCATGTACATCTGCCCCAATGACCTGATGGTCTTGGATCCCAATGCCATGAAGGCTTACAACCAAGAGCCCGATCAGTGCTGGGAATGCTTTTCCTGTGTCAAGATCTGCCCGACCCAGGCTATCGAAGTGCGCGGTTACTCCGACTTTGTGCCTCTGGGAAGCTCTATTATGCCAATGATGGGCACCGAAGATGTTATGTGGACCTGTAAGTTCCGCAACGGAACCGTCAAACGCTTTAAGTTCCCCATCCGGACCACTGCTGAAGGATCCGCCAACGCTTATCTGGACCTGCAGGGCAAGGACATTGATTCCGAACTGCTGTCCACCGAAGAAGCCGATGGCATGGTAATGGCTGGCCCCACCGAACTGGCCTAG
- a CDS encoding YkgJ family cysteine cluster protein: protein MPQPDATPLAPLGPEDVFVFACHPEVPCFNQCCRDLNQFLTPYDIMRLKNHFGLHSTDFLEQYTTGHMGPQTGLPVVTLKVSGANNFICPFVSPEGCTVYEDRPGSCRTYPLVRLASRDRNTGLKTERYFVLQESHCQGFASGKEWTAGEWVRNQGLEPFNRFNDLFMELIGLKAAAGPGPLDLKGQQVFRLACYDLDRFRERLEQGTLASCEDIGDEIISKVQADETLLLHLAVRWAAHALFNAPMELNSEG from the coding sequence ATGCCCCAACCGGATGCCACGCCTTTAGCCCCTCTGGGACCGGAAGACGTCTTTGTGTTCGCCTGCCACCCGGAGGTTCCCTGCTTCAACCAGTGCTGCAGGGACCTTAACCAATTTTTGACGCCCTACGACATCATGAGGCTGAAAAACCACTTCGGCCTCCACTCCACGGATTTCCTGGAGCAATATACAACGGGCCACATGGGTCCCCAGACCGGCCTGCCGGTCGTCACCCTCAAAGTAAGCGGGGCGAACAACTTCATCTGTCCCTTTGTATCCCCCGAGGGATGCACCGTGTACGAGGACCGGCCGGGATCGTGCAGGACCTACCCCTTGGTGCGCCTGGCTTCCCGGGACAGAAACACAGGCCTGAAGACCGAACGCTATTTTGTATTACAAGAATCCCATTGCCAGGGATTTGCAAGCGGTAAGGAGTGGACCGCCGGTGAATGGGTCCGCAACCAGGGCCTTGAGCCGTTCAACCGGTTCAACGATCTTTTCATGGAACTGATCGGGCTTAAAGCCGCCGCCGGACCCGGCCCCTTGGACCTCAAAGGCCAGCAGGTTTTCCGTCTGGCTTGTTACGACCTGGACCGCTTCAGAGAGCGCTTGGAACAAGGGACCTTGGCTTCATGCGAAGACATTGGGGATGAGATAATCAGCAAGGTCCAGGCGGATGAGACGCTGTTGCTGCACCTGGCCGTCCGTTGGGCGGCGCACGCGCTTTTCAACGCGCCTATGGAACTCAATTCCGAAGGGTAA
- a CDS encoding SDR family NAD(P)-dependent oxidoreductase yields the protein MNAPRQTALVLGGVKGIGKALALDLASQGMAVAVNYFDWEDSLPKLEHDLKNSGAPFLILKNNLLESQSNIPAMVRTVTRHFGRLDVLVNNIERGGWPIVHGHYTQDQWDLEMETTLRAKRWAFESALPHLVESGDGLVINISSIAGVTGRSGPAGLVFNDGYAAANRAVSSLTETWARTAAPKVRVNEIMLGLFETRHGPGTRGWEILSDEQKKAILDHTLLGRTGVMDDVIKAVRFLLHDAPFMTGSVLRLDGGYVLGGDPVPSMPKGVVKPGESVFGR from the coding sequence ATGAACGCGCCCCGTCAAACAGCCCTGGTTTTGGGAGGCGTCAAAGGCATCGGCAAGGCCCTGGCCCTGGACCTGGCAAGCCAGGGAATGGCCGTGGCCGTGAACTATTTTGACTGGGAGGACTCCCTGCCCAAACTTGAGCACGACCTGAAAAATTCGGGGGCGCCTTTCCTGATTTTAAAAAACAACCTGTTGGAAAGCCAGTCAAACATCCCCGCCATGGTCCGCACCGTAACCAGGCACTTTGGCCGGCTCGACGTCCTGGTTAACAATATCGAGCGGGGCGGCTGGCCCATCGTCCACGGCCATTACACCCAGGACCAGTGGGACCTGGAAATGGAGACGACTCTCCGGGCCAAACGCTGGGCCTTTGAATCCGCCCTGCCCCATCTCGTGGAGTCGGGAGACGGGCTGGTCATAAACATTTCTTCCATTGCGGGGGTCACGGGCCGCAGCGGACCGGCCGGTCTGGTCTTTAACGACGGCTACGCCGCCGCCAACCGGGCCGTATCCTCCCTCACCGAAACCTGGGCCAGGACGGCCGCGCCCAAGGTGCGGGTGAACGAAATCATGCTGGGATTGTTTGAAACCCGCCACGGGCCGGGCACAAGGGGGTGGGAAATCTTATCGGATGAGCAGAAAAAGGCCATCCTGGACCATACCCTTTTGGGCAGAACCGGAGTGATGGACGACGTCATCAAGGCCGTGCGCTTTCTCCTCCACGACGCCCCCTTCATGACCGGAAGCGTCCTCCGTCTTGACGGCGGCTACGTCCTGGGCGGTGATCCCGTCCCCTCCATGCCCAAGGGAGTCGTCAAGCCCGGCGAAAGCGTGTTCGGAAGGTAG